In Thermococcus sp., the sequence CCCCGCTCAGGAGTGCGGTGAAGAGAAGATTGAGGACCAGAAAAGTCTACTACATCGAGGTGCTCGAGATAGACGGCAGGGACGTTCTGTTCAGGGTGGGCGTCGAGGCAGGGACCTACATCCGCTCGCTTATCCATCACATAGGCCTGGCCCTTGGCGTTGGCGCTCACATGGCCGAGCTGAGGAGAACGAGGAGCGGTCCCTTCAAAGAGGACGAGACTCTCGTGACGCTTCACGACCTCGTCGACTACTACCACTTCTGGAAGGATGGCGGCATCGAGGAGTACTTCAGGAGGGCGATACAGCCGATGGAGAAAGCCGTTGAGCACCTGCCCAAGGTGTGGATTAGGGATTCCGCCGTTTCGGCGGTTACCTACGGCGCGGATTTGGCGATTCCGGGGATAGTTAAGTTAAACAGGCGGATAAAGCCTGGGGATCTGGTCGCCGTGATGAGTCTCAAAGATGAGCTTATCGCCCTTGGAAAGGCCAAGATGGGCAGTGGGGACATGATGAAGAGGAGCAAGGGTATAGCCGTTGATGTGGACAAGGTGTTCATGCCGAGGGAGTGGTATCCGAGGCTCTGGTAGCGGCCCTTGCTGATGCAAGCGCCGGCGGAAGGTTGGGTGCTGTTTTGATTTTTAGTTTTTTAGTGGGTTTGTTCTCAACTTTGCTTTTTGGTAAGTGTCTTACTTTTAAAACGGCGTCCGAATGACGCCGTTTAGAGGATGAAACTCTGTAAAACCGTTAAGATTTCAGTACAAACCCATTTCCAAAACCATTAGCTTTTAGCGTGCACGACTCAAACTCCCCCATCTAAACTGTTTGAGCTTTTTGATGAAACTTTTCCCAAGAACAGTTTCTTGGTCAAGCTTTGCGTGAGCAAAGGTTACTGGGGGGCTGACGCCCACGCCCGAAACTTTTATTGCATAAAACGATCGTTTGTATCCTTTTGTTCGCTCTTTTACTCTGGCCTCTTTTGACTCATTCTCGTCGTTTTGATACGGTTGAAAATTGAAAATCCTACGAAAAAAAAAACGTTAGTTAATTCAACTTGTAAAAGAAAAAGCTTATATAGTTTCACGTATTATCAAGAGTGACCAACTGGTTGGGTGGTGGTCATGAACTGGAGGAGGACTGCGTTCGGGGTTTTCCTCGTTGCCATGGTGTTGAGCCTGCAGTTGATAGCCGCTCCCCAAGCTATGGCAATGAGCACAAACAACACCAGCGTTACCTTCCGCAGGGCCGTTGTTGCCTGGTATGATGAGAAGGGCAGGCTCCAGATGAACGTTACGTGGATTAATAAGGTTGTGAACTTTACTAACCTGACGAAGGGCTGTCCGCTCCACAAGTCCAACGCGACTCCAAAAGTTAACGTTTCAATAGTTACCCTTTACAATATGAGTAAGAAGCATGAACAGTTGCTGTTCTTTAGACTGAACTTCTACAACAGCACGTTTAATTACACAATGTACGCGCTCGTTT encodes:
- a CDS encoding RNA-guided pseudouridylation complex pseudouridine synthase subunit Cbf5 — protein: MARDEVRRILPADIKREVLVKDDRAETNPKWGFPPEERPLEMHIQFGIINLDKPPGPTSHEVVAWIKRLFNLNKAGHGGTLDPKVSGILPVALERATRVVQALLPAGKEYVALMHLHGDVPEDRIRAVMREFEGEIIQRPPLRSAVKRRLRTRKVYYIEVLEIDGRDVLFRVGVEAGTYIRSLIHHIGLALGVGAHMAELRRTRSGPFKEDETLVTLHDLVDYYHFWKDGGIEEYFRRAIQPMEKAVEHLPKVWIRDSAVSAVTYGADLAIPGIVKLNRRIKPGDLVAVMSLKDELIALGKAKMGSGDMMKRSKGIAVDVDKVFMPREWYPRLW